The following proteins are co-located in the Paenibacillus sp. JNUCC32 genome:
- a CDS encoding ABC transporter permease, translated as MANINPSTRLTPSARSREWLSSFRKYKAIYLISIPGILYFLVFKYVPLFGSAMAFQEYNLFKGIWESPWVGLDQFYRMFQYEEFLRIFWNTLLIGMYSIAFAFPVPIILALLLNEIRLVLYKRVLQTVIYMPHFLSWVIIGGIAVGILSPTTGIINQILMWVGLEPIYFLGEESYIRSILIGSGIWKEAGWGTIIYLAALAGINPDLYEAARVDGANRWRQTLAITIPSILPTIMILFLLNIGNFLDFGFERVFVFLNALNENKGDILDTYIYRVGLLGQQYSYTTAIGLFKSLIGLLLIVGGNAISRKTTGNSLY; from the coding sequence ATGGCGAACATCAACCCAAGCACGCGGCTAACACCGTCAGCGCGGAGCCGGGAATGGTTATCCAGCTTTCGCAAGTACAAGGCGATATACCTCATCTCGATTCCGGGCATCCTCTATTTTCTCGTATTCAAATACGTCCCTTTATTCGGCAGTGCCATGGCTTTTCAGGAGTACAACTTATTCAAAGGCATATGGGAGAGCCCTTGGGTCGGGCTGGACCAGTTCTACCGGATGTTTCAGTACGAGGAGTTTCTGCGGATTTTCTGGAACACCCTGCTGATCGGGATGTACAGCATCGCATTCGCGTTTCCGGTACCGATCATTCTGGCCCTGCTATTGAACGAGATTCGCCTTGTCCTGTACAAGCGGGTGCTCCAGACGGTCATCTACATGCCCCACTTCCTGTCCTGGGTCATTATCGGGGGGATTGCGGTGGGCATTCTGTCTCCGACCACGGGGATCATCAATCAGATCCTGATGTGGGTGGGACTCGAACCGATTTACTTCCTTGGCGAGGAAAGCTACATTCGCAGCATTCTGATCGGCTCGGGCATCTGGAAGGAAGCGGGCTGGGGAACGATTATTTACCTGGCGGCGTTGGCCGGAATCAATCCGGACCTGTACGAAGCTGCACGCGTAGACGGCGCGAACCGCTGGCGCCAGACCTTGGCGATTACGATTCCGTCGATTCTGCCAACCATCATGATTCTATTCCTGCTGAACATCGGCAACTTCCTCGATTTCGGGTTTGAACGGGTGTTTGTGTTCCTGAACGCCTTGAACGAGAACAAGGGCGACATTCTGGATACGTACATCTATCGCGTCGGTCTGCTTGGACAGCAGTACAGCTACACCACGGCCATCGGGCTGTTCAAATCGCTCATCGGGCTGCTGCTCATTGTGGGCGGTAACGCCATCAGCCGTAAAACGACCGGAAATTCCTTATACTAG
- a CDS encoding extracellular solute-binding protein, translating to MKKSWTVLLIGVMMMTLLAGCGGKAEEGTGNTKPEGNEQGTASSKLAFSISFSTGGNTYIESSPDINKDKWVLKLEEMTNTDLDIRLMSHKEFDQKMSLMFAGNEIPDVVGNMRGGPTTGSMSGSVEAGVFMPLDDLLKEHAPNLMKMVTPAAWEEVSYDGKIYGIPAWLENPSRRATFIRTDLMEKAGIQEAPKTVEEYLDMLRAFKRLGVEHPFQYREGFKYADTFLGAYDVLPFQFMELNGEVVPKFFDVENMTKALETYKTMYDEGLIPKDFASLSQEDYGRNINSGKAGMWASNGEGLIGFRAKLKEVDPSMKVDIYPSPTGSDGKGGLGLYSSISTTYYINNKVGKEKAIEIIKFLDWMLTEEADMFFSFGIEGENYTMEDGKVNYTWPVKKEEVDEAGFRANQLWFVHELTYNKKQTALTEDGQDVITAFSDVLSNEGRGGITFTANLNSFSKFPDLASTGDTGPKFILDSMVKMIYGKQPISEWPKVLEEYRAKGGDEIIREATERWKNKENVVDRTR from the coding sequence ATGAAAAAAAGTTGGACGGTCTTACTGATCGGCGTCATGATGATGACACTGCTTGCGGGGTGCGGGGGGAAAGCGGAAGAAGGAACAGGGAATACCAAGCCGGAAGGGAACGAGCAGGGCACGGCTTCCAGCAAGCTGGCATTCTCGATTTCATTCTCCACGGGCGGCAACACCTACATCGAATCGTCGCCCGACATCAACAAGGACAAATGGGTGCTGAAGCTGGAGGAGATGACGAACACCGATCTCGATATCCGCTTGATGTCCCATAAGGAATTCGATCAAAAGATGAGTCTGATGTTTGCAGGCAACGAAATTCCGGACGTGGTCGGCAATATGCGCGGGGGGCCGACGACGGGCTCCATGTCAGGCTCGGTGGAAGCGGGCGTGTTCATGCCGCTGGATGACCTCCTGAAGGAGCATGCGCCGAATCTGATGAAAATGGTCACCCCGGCGGCATGGGAGGAAGTATCGTACGACGGCAAAATCTACGGCATTCCGGCTTGGCTGGAGAACCCGTCGCGCCGCGCCACGTTTATCCGTACGGATCTGATGGAGAAGGCAGGCATCCAGGAAGCGCCGAAGACGGTGGAAGAGTATCTGGATATGCTGCGTGCCTTCAAGAGACTGGGAGTAGAGCATCCGTTCCAATACCGGGAGGGCTTTAAATACGCGGATACCTTCCTGGGGGCATACGACGTGCTGCCGTTCCAGTTCATGGAGCTGAACGGGGAAGTCGTGCCGAAGTTCTTCGATGTGGAGAACATGACCAAGGCACTGGAGACGTATAAGACGATGTACGACGAAGGCCTGATTCCGAAGGATTTCGCTTCCCTGTCCCAGGAGGATTACGGCCGGAATATCAATTCCGGCAAAGCCGGCATGTGGGCGTCCAACGGCGAGGGGCTGATCGGGTTCCGCGCCAAGCTGAAGGAAGTGGATCCTTCGATGAAGGTGGATATTTATCCTTCGCCAACGGGCTCGGACGGCAAGGGCGGCCTCGGCTTGTACAGCTCGATCTCGACCACGTATTACATCAACAACAAGGTCGGTAAGGAAAAAGCGATCGAAATCATTAAATTCCTCGACTGGATGCTGACGGAGGAAGCCGATATGTTCTTCTCCTTCGGGATCGAGGGCGAGAACTACACGATGGAGGACGGCAAGGTCAACTATACATGGCCCGTGAAAAAGGAAGAAGTGGACGAAGCGGGGTTCCGGGCCAACCAGCTGTGGTTCGTGCATGAGCTGACCTACAACAAGAAGCAGACGGCCCTGACCGAGGACGGCCAGGATGTCATTACGGCGTTCAGCGACGTGCTCAGCAATGAAGGCCGCGGCGGCATTACGTTTACGGCGAACCTGAACAGCTTCTCCAAGTTCCCGGATTTGGCCTCGACCGGAGATACGGGACCGAAATTCATTCTGGACAGCATGGTGAAGATGATTTACGGCAAGCAGCCGATATCCGAATGGCCGAAGGTGCTCGAGGAATATCGCGCCAAAGGCGGGGACGAGATCATCAGGGAAGCGACGGAACGCTGGAAGAACAAGGAGAACGTCGTGGATCGTACAAGATAA
- a CDS encoding PadR family transcriptional regulator, producing MHPISNVEFMLLQMIAECRQASGYDIKKLVDQRGYREWANIGTTSIYVGLRKLSDKGWIASEESDEKSGKGPMPTRFVLTEAGMVKLKDEVLDSLSSARERDNRFDLGLAALPLIGNDMAIAALRKRLDFLREASEGIKQKFESQGGVRLPLNVRALFLHPISLMESEQAFVASLINELSKETREDDHNH from the coding sequence ATGCACCCTATTTCAAACGTCGAATTCATGCTGCTGCAAATGATCGCAGAATGTCGTCAAGCTTCGGGGTACGATATCAAGAAGTTAGTCGATCAACGAGGCTATCGGGAATGGGCCAACATCGGCACGACTTCAATCTACGTAGGACTGAGGAAACTGAGCGATAAAGGATGGATTGCATCCGAGGAATCCGACGAAAAATCCGGCAAGGGACCCATGCCGACCCGGTTTGTCCTCACCGAAGCCGGTATGGTCAAGCTGAAAGATGAAGTCCTTGACAGTCTTTCGTCAGCACGGGAGCGCGACAACCGCTTCGATCTCGGTTTGGCCGCTTTGCCTCTTATCGGGAACGACATGGCCATAGCTGCCTTGCGGAAACGGTTGGATTTTCTTCGTGAGGCTTCAGAAGGCATAAAGCAAAAATTCGAATCCCAGGGCGGTGTTCGATTGCCGCTGAACGTAAGAGCGCTGTTCTTGCATCCGATCAGCCTAATGGAGAGTGAGCAAGCGTTCGTTGCCAGTCTAATTAACGAATTGTCGAAGGAGACCAGGGAAGATGACCATAATCATTGA
- a CDS encoding glycoside hydrolase family protein, with translation MKIVFDPAPVAGGFRMPGYWVWCGSVIRGEDGRYHMFASRWPKSMPMHPGWLAASEIVRAAADHPAGPYVYEETVLGARSPAYWDGCSVHNPHIVKVDGVYVLYYMGTTFPFPLPDEGEALLPHDPLAVVARANKRIGVATAPSVTGPWTRRDLPVLLPRPNQFDSFFVSNPAPCVHADGSVQLIYKSRPYEGHTYGNMQLGLASAESVYGPYARKPEPLFPPAIHIEDPFIWRTARGYEMIAKDMDGSICGERYSGVHAWSANGEQWEMTTRPGEPAYSRRVLWDDGAERLMGNMERPFLLMEDGRPAWMFAATSDGTNGFHDCTETWNMAIPIREMEEKEHE, from the coding sequence ATGAAAATCGTATTTGATCCTGCACCGGTTGCAGGAGGCTTTCGAATGCCGGGGTATTGGGTCTGGTGCGGCAGCGTCATTCGAGGCGAGGATGGCCGCTACCATATGTTTGCTTCGCGCTGGCCGAAATCCATGCCCATGCACCCCGGATGGCTCGCGGCCTCGGAGATCGTCCGTGCCGCCGCCGATCATCCGGCAGGACCGTACGTCTACGAGGAGACGGTGCTTGGGGCAAGGTCTCCGGCCTATTGGGACGGCTGCAGCGTGCACAATCCGCATATCGTGAAGGTGGATGGCGTATATGTGCTCTATTATATGGGCACGACGTTCCCGTTCCCGCTGCCTGACGAAGGGGAGGCGCTGCTGCCGCACGATCCGCTCGCCGTGGTGGCCAGGGCCAACAAACGGATCGGCGTTGCGACCGCCCCTTCCGTAACCGGCCCTTGGACACGAAGGGATCTTCCGGTTCTGCTGCCGCGCCCGAATCAGTTTGACAGCTTTTTCGTGTCCAATCCGGCACCCTGTGTTCATGCCGACGGCTCGGTGCAGCTGATCTATAAATCCCGGCCCTACGAAGGGCATACCTATGGCAACATGCAGCTGGGCTTGGCCAGCGCTGAATCGGTATACGGTCCATACGCCCGCAAGCCTGAGCCGCTGTTTCCGCCTGCCATTCATATTGAAGATCCCTTCATTTGGCGTACGGCACGGGGGTACGAGATGATTGCCAAGGACATGGACGGCTCCATCTGCGGAGAGCGCTATAGCGGGGTCCATGCGTGGTCGGCGAACGGAGAGCAGTGGGAGATGACAACCCGGCCAGGGGAGCCGGCGTATTCCCGCAGGGTACTGTGGGACGATGGCGCGGAGCGGCTGATGGGCAACATGGAACGGCCGTTTTTGCTCATGGAGGACGGTCGTCCGGCCTGGATGTTCGCAGCGACCTCGGATGGAACCAACGGATTTCACGACTGCACGGAAACCTGGAATATGGCGATTCCGATTCGGGAGATGGAGGAGAAGGAGCACGAATAG
- a CDS encoding carbohydrate ABC transporter permease, whose translation MIKRSTGEIVFEMFNYIFLAVVSAAMIFPILHVAAQSLSSDLAISRGDVGLWPVEFTLSNYAIVLNDTSVWRSFMISVFVTVVGTGINLIATASLAYPLSRNEYRGRKVILMLVLITFIFSAPLIPNYLLIKSLNMLDTVWALIIPGAISAYNLFIMRSFFMNLPNEIIDSARIDGCGELRIISSIVLPLSKPVMATMGLFYAVAHWNSYSSALYYINSRKLFPLQVRLREIVITDQMGEMDTTFENLANMSPEGIKMATIVIATLPIILVYPFLQKYFIKGMLIGSIKS comes from the coding sequence ATGATAAAACGATCAACAGGCGAAATCGTATTCGAAATGTTCAACTATATCTTCCTGGCCGTCGTGTCGGCCGCCATGATCTTTCCGATCCTGCACGTAGCGGCGCAATCGCTCAGCAGCGATCTGGCCATCTCCAGGGGGGACGTCGGCCTGTGGCCGGTTGAGTTTACGCTCTCGAACTACGCCATCGTATTGAACGATACCTCGGTATGGCGTTCCTTCATGATCAGCGTATTCGTGACCGTCGTGGGGACGGGAATCAACCTGATCGCAACGGCTTCGCTGGCTTACCCGCTGTCGCGCAACGAATATCGGGGACGGAAGGTCATTCTCATGCTCGTCCTGATCACCTTTATTTTCAGCGCGCCGCTCATTCCCAACTATCTGCTCATTAAATCGCTGAATATGCTGGATACGGTCTGGGCCCTCATTATTCCGGGCGCCATCAGCGCATACAACCTGTTCATCATGCGCTCGTTCTTCATGAATCTGCCTAACGAGATTATCGACTCGGCAAGGATCGACGGGTGCGGAGAGCTGCGGATCATATCAAGCATCGTGCTTCCGCTATCCAAGCCGGTGATGGCGACGATGGGACTGTTTTACGCCGTGGCGCATTGGAATTCGTACTCGTCCGCTCTATACTATATCAATAGCCGAAAGCTGTTTCCGCTGCAGGTTCGCCTGAGGGAAATCGTGATCACCGATCAGATGGGAGAGATGGACACCACGTTCGAGAACTTGGCCAACATGTCCCCGGAGGGCATCAAGATGGCCACGATCGTCATCGCTACGCTGCCGATCATCCTGGTATACCCGTTCCTGCAGAAATATTTTATCAAGGGCATGCTTATCGGTTCGATCAAATCCTGA
- a CDS encoding alpha-L-fucosidase, whose translation MKRDEYMDGAGLEQERSDNIPTDLWVDDRDRDRNRRIAWWREARVGLFVHWGPYSMLGGMWKGEQVDANYAEHIQLRGKIPVAEYAEAAAGMNPEAFDAHEWVLLAKRSGAKYLIVTAKHHDGFAMYDSKVCDYSITRHANFPRDPIKELAEACEAEGIRLGIYYSHAMDWHHPNSQGNTLDYPGNIGAWDLLEDWIDDQDKWERLERYLHEKALPQVEELLTDYGPIGLMWFDCGHKISDEHAVWFHDRVRRLQPDCLINKRLRDDRFADYGNPHDNQLRFHPVQQDWESIHTLNDSWGFRYGDDHWKSPEELIDQLLRVAAANGNLVLNVGPLGNGAIDKKSRSLLETVGSFLERNGEAIYGTSGSPIGTPQWGYCTWKPEENSLYLLVRDWPQDGYLILPGLASGVQYARPIGAKAKEDRLPIRQLGRWDWQIDVRSVPQDAYATVLELKLSGEQLESNGTPRFISSMPNTFWAYDGVIEGDGLRRDNGKRGHDGVTGWTAPHAAVQWAFRSEEEAPVHCRIIVTLSASADQAGGRFELSLDEQKLACTVYDTGGDGCWGDFEIGQLTIHSASLHRLEVRGISLASDSLMNLRKVTLLPMEGE comes from the coding sequence ATGAAGCGGGATGAATACATGGATGGGGCCGGATTGGAGCAGGAACGCTCGGATAATATCCCGACCGATCTATGGGTGGATGACCGAGATCGAGATCGCAACCGTCGGATAGCCTGGTGGAGGGAAGCGCGCGTTGGGCTGTTTGTGCATTGGGGGCCTTACTCGATGCTGGGCGGAATGTGGAAGGGCGAACAGGTGGATGCGAATTATGCGGAGCATATCCAGCTTAGGGGGAAGATACCTGTAGCTGAGTATGCAGAAGCCGCAGCCGGTATGAATCCGGAGGCGTTCGATGCGCATGAGTGGGTGTTGCTGGCCAAGCGGTCGGGGGCCAAATACCTCATCGTGACGGCGAAGCATCATGACGGGTTTGCCATGTATGATTCCAAGGTTTGCGATTATTCGATTACCCGGCATGCAAATTTCCCGAGAGATCCGATCAAGGAGCTGGCAGAGGCATGCGAGGCCGAGGGGATTCGGCTCGGGATTTACTATTCTCACGCCATGGACTGGCATCATCCGAATTCGCAGGGGAACACGCTGGATTACCCGGGGAATATCGGTGCATGGGATCTGCTGGAGGACTGGATCGACGATCAGGATAAGTGGGAACGCCTTGAGCGTTATCTTCATGAGAAGGCTCTTCCCCAGGTCGAGGAGCTGCTGACCGATTACGGCCCGATCGGGTTGATGTGGTTTGATTGCGGCCATAAGATCAGCGACGAACACGCCGTGTGGTTCCATGATCGGGTACGCCGGCTGCAGCCGGATTGCCTGATTAACAAGCGGCTTCGGGATGACCGCTTTGCGGATTACGGGAATCCGCATGATAACCAGCTGCGATTTCATCCGGTGCAGCAGGACTGGGAGTCGATTCATACGCTGAATGATTCTTGGGGATTCCGGTATGGCGATGACCATTGGAAGAGTCCGGAGGAATTGATCGACCAGCTGCTGCGCGTGGCAGCGGCGAACGGCAATCTGGTGCTGAATGTCGGTCCGCTCGGAAACGGGGCGATTGACAAGAAGTCGAGAAGCCTGCTGGAGACGGTGGGCAGCTTCCTGGAGCGGAACGGCGAGGCCATATATGGCACGAGCGGCAGTCCGATCGGTACGCCGCAGTGGGGCTACTGCACCTGGAAGCCTGAAGAGAACAGCTTGTATCTGCTGGTTAGAGATTGGCCACAGGACGGTTATTTGATTCTGCCCGGTCTCGCAAGCGGAGTTCAATATGCGAGGCCTATCGGAGCGAAGGCCAAGGAGGACCGCCTGCCGATCCGGCAGCTTGGGCGATGGGACTGGCAAATTGATGTGCGTTCGGTACCTCAGGACGCCTATGCGACTGTGCTAGAGCTGAAGCTAAGCGGGGAGCAACTGGAGAGCAACGGGACTCCTAGATTCATATCTTCAATGCCGAATACGTTTTGGGCATATGATGGTGTTATCGAGGGCGACGGCCTGCGCCGCGACAATGGAAAAAGAGGGCATGACGGCGTTACCGGGTGGACCGCTCCACATGCGGCTGTTCAATGGGCGTTTCGTTCGGAAGAAGAAGCGCCCGTCCACTGCCGAATCATCGTCACCTTGTCCGCCTCAGCGGATCAGGCGGGGGGACGCTTTGAATTGTCCCTGGATGAACAGAAGCTGGCTTGTACCGTTTACGATACGGGCGGGGACGGATGCTGGGGAGATTTTGAGATCGGTCAATTGACGATTCATTCGGCAAGCCTACACCGTCTTGAAGTCCGCGGAATATCGCTGGCATCGGATTCTTTGATGAATTTGCGCAAGGTTACGCTGCTGCCAATGGAAGGGGAGTGA
- a CDS encoding BtrH N-terminal domain-containing protein: MTIIIEGFVPYQGDHCETTTMGNLMQFAGVRLSEPMLFGLGQGLGFIYWDSKGMDFPFIGGRVKVDMLTANLADRLGLTVRVQETSSVDKAWRNVRSCIERGIPVGLKLDSYYLDYFTSKVHFAGHYAVLYGVDDEYAYMADTRQQGGLVKTRLTSLAAARNAKGAMSSRNRSFTLEPIDALPPLVPALRESLTKNAHDYLNPPIRNIGNKGIVKMSKEILKWPSRSNHFEQDLCLTALLMERAGTGGALFRNLYRDYLKECADRLEDPRIEQAYLLFTEIAPMWASVSAAIDRAGRSGNTQELQQASNLLLEIADKERAAMELLL; encoded by the coding sequence ATGACCATAATCATTGAAGGTTTTGTTCCTTACCAAGGCGACCATTGCGAAACGACCACCATGGGCAATTTAATGCAATTTGCGGGAGTCCGGCTATCGGAGCCGATGCTGTTCGGACTCGGACAAGGGCTCGGATTCATTTATTGGGACTCGAAGGGAATGGATTTTCCGTTTATCGGAGGAAGGGTGAAAGTGGATATGTTGACAGCCAATCTCGCCGACAGGCTGGGGTTGACCGTCAGAGTCCAAGAAACGTCGTCCGTCGACAAAGCGTGGCGGAACGTACGGAGCTGCATCGAACGCGGAATTCCGGTTGGGCTGAAATTGGATTCCTATTACTTGGACTATTTCACGAGCAAAGTGCACTTTGCCGGTCACTATGCGGTCCTATACGGCGTGGATGACGAATATGCCTACATGGCAGATACCAGGCAACAGGGCGGGCTGGTGAAGACGCGTTTGACAAGCTTGGCTGCAGCCAGAAACGCAAAGGGAGCCATGAGTTCCCGAAATCGCTCTTTTACGCTCGAGCCCATCGACGCCTTACCCCCGCTCGTTCCCGCATTACGAGAATCCTTGACCAAGAATGCGCATGACTATTTGAACCCGCCCATTCGCAATATCGGGAATAAAGGCATTGTAAAAATGAGCAAAGAGATCCTGAAGTGGCCTTCCCGCAGCAACCATTTCGAACAAGATTTATGCCTGACCGCATTGCTGATGGAGCGTGCGGGAACCGGCGGTGCTTTGTTTCGGAATCTGTATCGGGATTACTTGAAGGAATGCGCCGATCGGTTGGAAGACCCGAGAATCGAACAAGCCTACCTTTTGTTTACGGAGATCGCGCCAATGTGGGCCAGTGTCTCCGCAGCGATCGACCGTGCGGGAAGATCAGGTAACACCCAGGAGCTACAGCAGGCGTCCAATCTCTTGCTCGAGATAGCTGATAAAGAACGCGCAGCCATGGAGTTATTGCTCTGA